The following are encoded in a window of Pygocentrus nattereri isolate fPygNat1 chromosome 5, fPygNat1.pri, whole genome shotgun sequence genomic DNA:
- the LOC119263450 gene encoding uncharacterized protein LOC119263450 isoform X1 encodes MLVPVEYKEVRKWVRVSKKEDVYDYSEFITEILTKFGLPKETHVDLKDSSGIDVDSDIFDELVKSSQVSFVVSTEESSVLCMSSDERQSSSESSFCSEESASSGSTLILESTKARRRQLIDGPVDLTTARDIVKVALHSKPGGDQIFQEYHKTSGLSDGTRRKMVNILVADMVEGHGRIPPVNVRISYALGIITLFPHLKDLDSVNGYEHYYDPQSGSGYLAWRLKTVQRSSASEGKSGSTSSYKGGPKTHREMPVCGEQLSGDECKEAMSLMNHSPDKTVVKDKMKATFKHRQKLVHDPEKTSVILDLFPRFLDTTGLVAQDFTLLFGEEVSGRFLAKWPTIFKPKIIADCKTIPSNSHVDDLLALAFQESDHGWHSDLACILLLLHLLPPTSKGKKMGKISASEAEDRLVKFMRVGMSMVAFLEKSGSAQPYLLCVGEKKNSIHNYYIILDQRAVPCEAKTAVAAFDELFKAHFVFAVSYDEALNNFFTFIQTTVYGIDVGKAKESPRVKEIRVRLLRRDL; translated from the exons ATGCTGGTTCCTGTGGAGTATAAGGAAGTTCGCAAATGGGTTAGGGTGTCAAAGAAAGAAGATGTCTACGATTACTCAGAGTTCATTACAGAAA ttttaaccaAATTTGGGTTACCAAAGGAAACCCATGTGGATTTGAAGGATTCGTCTGGCATTGATGTTGATTCAGACATCTTTGATGAACTTGTGAAGTCATCTCAAGTGTCTTTTGTGGTCTCCACTGAAGAGAGCTCTG TTTTGTGCATGTCCTCAGATGAGAGACAATCCTCTTCTGAATCCTCATTCTGCTCAGAAGAATCAGCTTCATCAGGTTCAACTCTAATTCTGGAATCCACAAAGGCACGGCGACGGCAGTTGATCGATGGACCAGTTGATCTCACTACAGCAAGAGAT ATAGTCAAAGTAGCGCTTCACTCAAAGCCAGGTGGTGACCAGATATTTCAGGAGTATCACAAAACAAGTGGCCTTTCTGATGGCACTAGAAGAAAGATGGTGAACATACTTGTAGCAGATATGGTGGAAGGCCATGG GAGGATCCCACCTGTAAATGTCCGCATTTCATATGCCCTTGGGATAATAACACTTTTCCCTCACTTAAAGGATTTGGATTCAGTAAATGGCTAT GAGCACTACTATGATCCTCAAAGTGGGTCCGGTTACCTGGCCTGGAGACTGAAAACAGTTCAGCGCAGCTCAGCAAGCGAGGGGAAGAGCGGAAGTACATCCAGTTACAAAGGTGGCCCGAAGACCCATCGTGAGATGCCTGTTTGTGGAGAGCAGTTATCTGGTGATGAATGCAAAGAGGCAATGTCCCTGATGAACCACTCACCTGACAAAACAGTGGTTAAGGACAAAATGAAAGCAACATTCAAGCACAGACAGAAACTTGTTCATGATCCAGAGAAGACTTCAGTCATCCTAGACCTCTTCCCTCGATTTCTAGATACAACTGGCTTg gttgccCAGGATTTCACTCTGCTGTTTGGAGAGGAAGTCTCAGGAAGATTCCTTGCGAAGTGGCCAACAATATTCAAGCCAAAGATAATTGCAGACTGCAAAACCATACCCTCTAATTCACATGTGGATGATCTTCTTGCATTAGCATTCCAAGAATCTGATCATG GATGGCACAGTGACCTGGCATGTATCCTGTTGCTACTTCATCTCCTACCCCCAACATCAAAGGGCAAAAAAATGGGAAAGATCAGTGCATCTGAGGCTGAGGACCGCTTGGTGAAGTTCATGAGA GTAGGAATGAGCATGGTGGCCTTTCTTGAGAAAAGTGGATCAGCACAGCCCTATCTTCTGTGTGTTGGGGAAAAGAAGAACAGCATCCACAACTACTACATCATTCTGGACCAGAGAGCAGTTCCTTGTGAGGCCAAGACCGCTGTTGCAGCTTTTGACGAGCTCTTCAAGGCACactttgtgtttgctgtgtcctaTGATGAAGCCTTGAACAACTTCTTCACATTCATCCAAACCACAGTGTATGGCATTGATGTGGGTAAGGCTAAGGAGAGTCCAAGGGTCAAAGAAATTCGAGTGAGGCTTCTTCGACGTGACCTGTGA
- the LOC119263450 gene encoding uncharacterized protein LOC119263450 isoform X3 → MSSDERQSSSESSFCSEESASSGSTLILESTKARRRQLIDGPVDLTTARDIVKVALHSKPGGDQIFQEYHKTSGLSDGTRRKMVNILVADMVEGHGRIPPVNVRISYALGIITLFPHLKDLDSVNGYEHYYDPQSGSGYLAWRLKTVQRSSASEGKSGSTSSYKGGPKTHREMPVCGEQLSGDECKEAMSLMNHSPDKTVVKDKMKATFKHRQKLVHDPEKTSVILDLFPRFLDTTGLVAQDFTLLFGEEVSGRFLAKWPTIFKPKIIADCKTIPSNSHVDDLLALAFQESDHGWHSDLACILLLLHLLPPTSKGKKMGKISASEAEDRLVKFMRVGMSMVAFLEKSGSAQPYLLCVGEKKNSIHNYYIILDQRAVPCEAKTAVAAFDELFKAHFVFAVSYDEALNNFFTFIQTTVYGIDVGKAKESPRVKEIRVRLLRRDL, encoded by the exons ATGTCCTCAGATGAGAGACAATCCTCTTCTGAATCCTCATTCTGCTCAGAAGAATCAGCTTCATCAGGTTCAACTCTAATTCTGGAATCCACAAAGGCACGGCGACGGCAGTTGATCGATGGACCAGTTGATCTCACTACAGCAAGAGAT ATAGTCAAAGTAGCGCTTCACTCAAAGCCAGGTGGTGACCAGATATTTCAGGAGTATCACAAAACAAGTGGCCTTTCTGATGGCACTAGAAGAAAGATGGTGAACATACTTGTAGCAGATATGGTGGAAGGCCATGG GAGGATCCCACCTGTAAATGTCCGCATTTCATATGCCCTTGGGATAATAACACTTTTCCCTCACTTAAAGGATTTGGATTCAGTAAATGGCTAT GAGCACTACTATGATCCTCAAAGTGGGTCCGGTTACCTGGCCTGGAGACTGAAAACAGTTCAGCGCAGCTCAGCAAGCGAGGGGAAGAGCGGAAGTACATCCAGTTACAAAGGTGGCCCGAAGACCCATCGTGAGATGCCTGTTTGTGGAGAGCAGTTATCTGGTGATGAATGCAAAGAGGCAATGTCCCTGATGAACCACTCACCTGACAAAACAGTGGTTAAGGACAAAATGAAAGCAACATTCAAGCACAGACAGAAACTTGTTCATGATCCAGAGAAGACTTCAGTCATCCTAGACCTCTTCCCTCGATTTCTAGATACAACTGGCTTg gttgccCAGGATTTCACTCTGCTGTTTGGAGAGGAAGTCTCAGGAAGATTCCTTGCGAAGTGGCCAACAATATTCAAGCCAAAGATAATTGCAGACTGCAAAACCATACCCTCTAATTCACATGTGGATGATCTTCTTGCATTAGCATTCCAAGAATCTGATCATG GATGGCACAGTGACCTGGCATGTATCCTGTTGCTACTTCATCTCCTACCCCCAACATCAAAGGGCAAAAAAATGGGAAAGATCAGTGCATCTGAGGCTGAGGACCGCTTGGTGAAGTTCATGAGA GTAGGAATGAGCATGGTGGCCTTTCTTGAGAAAAGTGGATCAGCACAGCCCTATCTTCTGTGTGTTGGGGAAAAGAAGAACAGCATCCACAACTACTACATCATTCTGGACCAGAGAGCAGTTCCTTGTGAGGCCAAGACCGCTGTTGCAGCTTTTGACGAGCTCTTCAAGGCACactttgtgtttgctgtgtcctaTGATGAAGCCTTGAACAACTTCTTCACATTCATCCAAACCACAGTGTATGGCATTGATGTGGGTAAGGCTAAGGAGAGTCCAAGGGTCAAAGAAATTCGAGTGAGGCTTCTTCGACGTGACCTGTGA
- the LOC108415202 gene encoding uncharacterized protein LOC108415202, with protein MEITTSSTLEITQVPHQQNTIAPTREITAVPPQQITAVPPQQITAAPPQQITAAPPQQITAAPPQQITAAPPQQITAAPPQQITAAPTLVGTVLIYIRLVFKNLTTLPSEAEVLNAANTLLDSSVRMKRDVSTQKLNNPVSIQNVTYQKTSSNSYTISFAFKISNVNMSKNIELRNETYDAIQNTINGLLNKILNDPNAPPFVFQRANYTGNDTVIQANAEYIFVEGD; from the exons ATGGAGATCACAACATCTTCCACTCTGGAAATTACACAAGTTCCACATCAGCAGAACACGATAGCTCCAACTCGGGAGATCACAGCAGTTCCACCTCAGCAGATCACAGCAGTTCCACCTCAACAAATCACAGCAGCTCCACCTCAGCAGATCACAGCAGCTCCACCTCAGCAGATCACAGCAGCTCCACCTCAGCAGATCACGGCAGCTCCACCTCAGCAAATCACAGCAGCTCCACCTCAGCAGATCACAGCAGCTCCAACTTT AGTGGGGACTGTGCTGATTTATATCCGCTTGGTGTTTAAGAACCTGACCACTCTACCCAGTGAGGCAGAGGTTCTTAATGCTGCCAATACTCTACTGGACTCAAGTGTCAGAATGAAGCGAGATGTCAGCACACAGAAACTGAATAACCCAGTGAGCATCCAGAACGTCACCTATCAGA aaACGAGCAGCAACTCATACACTATCAGCTTCGCATTCAAAATCAGCAATGTGAACATGTCTAAAAACATTGAACTGAGGAATGAAACATATGATGCAATCCAAAACACCATCAATGGCCTA CTGAACAAAATCCTAAATGACCCAAATGCTCCACCATTCGTCTTCCAACGAGCAAACTACAC GGGTAACGACACTGTGATTCAGGCTAATGCAGAATACATCTTTGTGGAAGGAGAT
- the LOC119263450 gene encoding uncharacterized protein LOC119263450 isoform X2, translating to MLVPVEYKEVRKWVRVSKKEDVYDYSEFITEILTKFGLPKETHVDLKDSSGIDVDSDIFDELVKSSQVSFVVSTEESSDERQSSSESSFCSEESASSGSTLILESTKARRRQLIDGPVDLTTARDIVKVALHSKPGGDQIFQEYHKTSGLSDGTRRKMVNILVADMVEGHGRIPPVNVRISYALGIITLFPHLKDLDSVNGYEHYYDPQSGSGYLAWRLKTVQRSSASEGKSGSTSSYKGGPKTHREMPVCGEQLSGDECKEAMSLMNHSPDKTVVKDKMKATFKHRQKLVHDPEKTSVILDLFPRFLDTTGLVAQDFTLLFGEEVSGRFLAKWPTIFKPKIIADCKTIPSNSHVDDLLALAFQESDHGWHSDLACILLLLHLLPPTSKGKKMGKISASEAEDRLVKFMRVGMSMVAFLEKSGSAQPYLLCVGEKKNSIHNYYIILDQRAVPCEAKTAVAAFDELFKAHFVFAVSYDEALNNFFTFIQTTVYGIDVGKAKESPRVKEIRVRLLRRDL from the exons ATGCTGGTTCCTGTGGAGTATAAGGAAGTTCGCAAATGGGTTAGGGTGTCAAAGAAAGAAGATGTCTACGATTACTCAGAGTTCATTACAGAAA ttttaaccaAATTTGGGTTACCAAAGGAAACCCATGTGGATTTGAAGGATTCGTCTGGCATTGATGTTGATTCAGACATCTTTGATGAACTTGTGAAGTCATCTCAAGTGTCTTTTGTGGTCTCCACTGAAGAGAGCTCTG ATGAGAGACAATCCTCTTCTGAATCCTCATTCTGCTCAGAAGAATCAGCTTCATCAGGTTCAACTCTAATTCTGGAATCCACAAAGGCACGGCGACGGCAGTTGATCGATGGACCAGTTGATCTCACTACAGCAAGAGAT ATAGTCAAAGTAGCGCTTCACTCAAAGCCAGGTGGTGACCAGATATTTCAGGAGTATCACAAAACAAGTGGCCTTTCTGATGGCACTAGAAGAAAGATGGTGAACATACTTGTAGCAGATATGGTGGAAGGCCATGG GAGGATCCCACCTGTAAATGTCCGCATTTCATATGCCCTTGGGATAATAACACTTTTCCCTCACTTAAAGGATTTGGATTCAGTAAATGGCTAT GAGCACTACTATGATCCTCAAAGTGGGTCCGGTTACCTGGCCTGGAGACTGAAAACAGTTCAGCGCAGCTCAGCAAGCGAGGGGAAGAGCGGAAGTACATCCAGTTACAAAGGTGGCCCGAAGACCCATCGTGAGATGCCTGTTTGTGGAGAGCAGTTATCTGGTGATGAATGCAAAGAGGCAATGTCCCTGATGAACCACTCACCTGACAAAACAGTGGTTAAGGACAAAATGAAAGCAACATTCAAGCACAGACAGAAACTTGTTCATGATCCAGAGAAGACTTCAGTCATCCTAGACCTCTTCCCTCGATTTCTAGATACAACTGGCTTg gttgccCAGGATTTCACTCTGCTGTTTGGAGAGGAAGTCTCAGGAAGATTCCTTGCGAAGTGGCCAACAATATTCAAGCCAAAGATAATTGCAGACTGCAAAACCATACCCTCTAATTCACATGTGGATGATCTTCTTGCATTAGCATTCCAAGAATCTGATCATG GATGGCACAGTGACCTGGCATGTATCCTGTTGCTACTTCATCTCCTACCCCCAACATCAAAGGGCAAAAAAATGGGAAAGATCAGTGCATCTGAGGCTGAGGACCGCTTGGTGAAGTTCATGAGA GTAGGAATGAGCATGGTGGCCTTTCTTGAGAAAAGTGGATCAGCACAGCCCTATCTTCTGTGTGTTGGGGAAAAGAAGAACAGCATCCACAACTACTACATCATTCTGGACCAGAGAGCAGTTCCTTGTGAGGCCAAGACCGCTGTTGCAGCTTTTGACGAGCTCTTCAAGGCACactttgtgtttgctgtgtcctaTGATGAAGCCTTGAACAACTTCTTCACATTCATCCAAACCACAGTGTATGGCATTGATGTGGGTAAGGCTAAGGAGAGTCCAAGGGTCAAAGAAATTCGAGTGAGGCTTCTTCGACGTGACCTGTGA
- the LOC119263451 gene encoding uncharacterized protein LOC119263451 encodes MWTCFVCKVHQKNCSLLFRHLKFEHGLCPGRSLRLKCGEPGCSSGFCTYYGFKKHLLRVHTVPVSDTVDHLEVHDNIVACGSQSVNEVRPVTVQPAIEKKHLLDMCSSVVAQVQASGIPEGTVQCLVGSMEELVNDIHAQAKEAVIKCLSVDLPKQALDKVEDCFDQLENPFSFMNTETKRQRYFEQKWNIVEPVEPILGVRFDVRKNKTGTYSQVPVNDTFTYVPILGTLKSMFSNKELCQSFQQVKLQEEGIYKDINDGSYFKKHCLFSKQEHAFQIQLYYDDFETANPLGSKKGIHKLGCIYFILRNLPPKLNSVLMNIHLVTLFHSEDLKKYGFDPILKPLVDDLRILETEGVQVPFSTAPLKGSVIQVTGDNLALHGIFGFVESFSAAYSCRFCLTDKTELQSVFCEDHTGLVFRTKELHSEHCNTLLQNPSVASTFGVKRTCLLNSLQFFHVSDNYAVDIMHDLLEGVAQYESKHVENG; translated from the exons ATGTGGACCTGTTTCGTCTGCAAAGTACACCAAAAAAACTGTTCATTGTTATTTCGCCATTTGAAGTTTGAGCATGGTTTATGTCCAGGACGTTCGTTGCGTTTAAAATGTGGAGAACCTGGGTGCTCATCTGGTTTTTGCACTTATTATGGTTTTAAAAAGCACTTGTTACGAGTACATACAGTGCCTGTTTCTGATACAGTTGACCATTTAGAGGTTCATGACAATATTGTAGCTTGTGGTTCGCAATCAGTAAATGAGGTGCGTCCTGTCACAGTACAGCCTGCTATTGAAAAGAAGCATTTGTTGGATATGTGTAGCTCTGTTGTTGCTCAGGTGCAAGCATCTGGAATTCCTGAAGGCACGGTACAATGTTTGGTTGGTTCAATGGAGGAGCTTGTAAATGACATCCATGCACAAGCAAAGGAAGCTGTGATAAAATGCCTTTCTGTTGATTTACCTAAACAAGCGCTGGATAAAGTTGAGGATTGTTTTGATCAGCTTGAAAATCCATTCTCATTCATGAACACTGAAACTAAGAGACAGAGGTACTTTGAGCAAAAGTGGAATATAGTTGAACCTGTAGAGCCTATTCTTGGTGTCCGTTTTGATGTACGTAAAAACAAAACTGGTACTTACAGCCAGGTTCCAGTCAATGATACATTCACATATGTACCTATATTAGGAACTCTGAAGTCAATGTTTAGTAACAAGGAGCTGTGTCAAAGTTTTCAGCAAGTAAAACTGCAAGAAGAGGGTATCTATAAAGACATCAATGATGGGTCatactttaaaaaacattgtttgtTTTCAAAGCAAGAACATGCTTTTCAGATCCAGCTGTATTACGATGACTTTGAAACGGCTAATCCATTAGGCTCGAAGAAGGGCATACACAAACTTGGCtgcatatatttcattttaagaaaTTTGCCACCTAAGCTTAATTCTGTGCTGATGAATATTCACCTTGTTACCCTCTTTCACTCAGAAGACTTGAAGAAATATGGGTTTGATCCAATTCTAAAGCCACTTGTTGATGATTTGAGAATTTTGGAGACTGAAGGAGTCCAGGTGCCTTTTTCAACTGCACCACTGAAAGGATCTGTTATTCAGGTTACTGGTGACAATTTGGCATTACATGGAATATTTGGTTTTGTTGAGTCTTTCAGTGCAGCTTATTCCTGCCGGTTTTGTTTAACTGATAAGACAGAATTGCAGTCAGTCTTCTGCGAAGATCATACAGGGTTGGTTTTTCGCACAAAAGAACTTCATTCAGAACATTGTAATACCCTTCTACAAAATCCATCTGTAGCATCAACCTTTGGTGTCAAAAGAACTTGTTTGCTCAATTCATtgcagttttttcatgtatctgatAACTATGCTGTAGATATAATGCATGATTTACTAGAAGGAGTTGCACAGTATGAGT ccaaGCATGTTGAAAATGGATGA